From Arachis stenosperma cultivar V10309 chromosome 2, arast.V10309.gnm1.PFL2, whole genome shotgun sequence, one genomic window encodes:
- the LOC130961628 gene encoding palmitoyl-monogalactosyldiacylglycerol delta-7 desaturase, chloroplastic-like, whose protein sequence is MALITSQPKHPLLNQITTVHCAIPRLNRTVIGLGSFTNNVKTIKVCNFDSNPRKFTLQNHNFITYKNNKKPITIAEQEEQEQGPLRNQRRILLSDVVVERERNVLFGRKWNSLDVGTAGVVLAMHVLSLFAPFQFNFHALCVALSLYVVTGLFGITLSFHRNLSHRSFKLPKWLEYTFAYCGVLALQGNPIDWVSTHRYHHQFCDSERDPHSPTEGFWFSHMSWLFDTNSIIERCGETNNVGDLEKQSFYRFIRSSYIVHPLALGALLYAIGGFPFLVWGMGVRIVWVYHITWLVNSACHVWGNQAWNTKDLSRNNWWVALLAFGEGWHNNHHAFEYSARHGLEWWQLDMTWYVVRFLQAIGLATHVKLPSQSHKQKLAFNE, encoded by the exons atgGCTCTGATCACATCACAGCCTAAACACCCTCTTCTTAACCAAATTACCACTGTTCACTGTGCAATTCCAAGGTTGAACAGAACTGTGATTGGTCTTGGATCCTTCACAAACAATGTTAAAACCATTAAAGTTTGTAACTTTGACTCAAACCCAAGAAAATTCACTCTTCAAAATCACAACTTTATTACctataaaaataacaagaaGCCAATAACAATAGCAGAACAAGAAGAACAAGAGCAAGGGCCATTGAGGAATCAGAGAAGGATTCTGCTATCTGATGTGGTtgtggagagagagaggaatgTGTTATTTGGAAGGAAATGGAACTCACTGGATGTTGGAACTGCTGGTGTTGTTCTTGCCATGCATGTTCTTAGTCTCTTTGCAccatttcaattcaatttccaTGCTCTTTGTGTTGCTTTGTCTTTGTATGTTGTGACTGGTCTATTTGGTATCACACTCTCTTTCCATAGAAACCTTTCTCATAGGAGCTTCAAGCTTcccaaatggcttgaatatacaTTTGCCTATTGTGGAGTTCTTGCTCTTCAG ggtAACCCAATTGATTGGGTTAGCACTCATAGGTACCATCACCAATTCTGTGATTCAGAGAGAGACCCTCATAGCCCCACTGAAGGATTCTGGTTCAGCCATATGAGTTGGCTATTTGATACAAATTCTATCATAGAAAGG TGTGGGGAGACAAACAATGTTGGTGATTTAGAGAAACAATCTTTTTATAGGTTTATAAGAAGTAGTTACATTGTTCATCCACTTGCTTTGGGAGCTCTTCTTTATGCCATTGGAGGatttccttttcttgtttggGGAATG GGTGTGAGGATTGTTTGGGTGTACCACATAACTTGGTTGGTGAATTCAGCTTGCCATGTATGGGGGAATCAAGCATGGAACACCAAGGACTTATCCAGAAACAATTG GTGGGTGGCATTGCTTGCATTTGGTGAAGGTTGGCACAATAACCACCATGCATTTGAGTATTCAGCTAGACATGGCTTAGAGTGGTGGCAATTGGACATGACTTGGTATGTGGTTAGGTTCTTGCAAGCAATTGGATTGGCCACTCATGTCAAGCTACCCTCTCAAAGTCACAAGCAAAAATTGGCATTCAATGAATAA
- the LOC130961629 gene encoding protein POST-ILLUMINATION CHLOROPHYLL FLUORESCENCE INCREASE, chloroplastic-like isoform X1 produces MMAATTNVSMFGYSTQPCVSPTTIQNTLANNFLNVSLPRCYYPMKKRHVKPSKRISAAAAAVETTPYQEIQEYKLPSWAMFELGRAPVYWKTMNGLPPTSGEKLKLFYNPAAAQLSPNEEFGVAFNGGFNQPIMCGGEPRAMLRKDRGKADRPIYTIQICIPKHALNLIFSFTNGVDWDGPYRLQFQVPKGFQNKPIEFFNEGLAEELSKDGACEKAIFPDTSVVMTRCAITGNLSLEGADRCNLDLVPGCTDPNSIEFNPLATFDDGTCPIDADSDPED; encoded by the exons ATGATGGCTGCAACAACAAATGTATCAATGTTTGGTTATTCCACGCAACCTTGTGTTTCTCCTACCACCATTCAAAACACGCTTG CCAATAATTTTCTCAATGTTTCACTACCAAGATGTTATTACCCCATGAAGAAGAGACATGTGAAACCAAGTAAAAGGATTagtgctgctgctgctgctgttgAAACAACTCCATATCAGGAAATTCAGGA gtaCAAGCTTCCATCATGGGCCATGTTTGAACTTGGGAGGGCACCTGTATATTGGAAAACCATGAATGGCCTCCCTCCAACTTCA GGAGAAAAGCTAAAGCTTTTTTACAATCCAGCAGCAGCTCAACTTTCACCTAATGAAGAATTTGGAGTTGCTTTTAATG GAGGTTTTAATCAGCCAATTATGTGTGGTGGTGAGCCAAGGGCTATGCTAAGAAAAGACAGAGGCAAAGCTGATAGGCCAATTTATACCATCCAAATATGCATTCCTAAGCATG CTTTGAACTTGATCTTCTCATTCACAAATGGAGTGGACTGGGATGGTCCATATAGGTTACAGTTTCAAGTTCCCAAAGGTTTTCAGAACAAGCCAATTGAATTCTTTAATGAG GGATTGGCAGAGGAACTGAGTAAAGATGGAGCATGTGAGAAAGCAATATTCCCAGACACAAGTGTAGTCATGACCAGATGTGCTATAACTGGTAACTTATCATTAGAAGGG GCTGATAGATGCAATCTAGATCTTGTTCCAGGGTGCACAGATCCTAACTCAATAGAGTTCAACCCACTAGCAACTTTTGATGATGGAACATGCCCCATTGATGCTGATTCTGACCCTGAGGATTAG
- the LOC130961183 gene encoding pseudo histidine-containing phosphotransfer protein 6-like produces MLGLGADLLWADMNRLLAFLFHQGVLDEQFLQLQQLQDETSPNFVSEVVNIYFHESEKLLRNLRGLLMEREFSDYKKMGIHLNQLMGSSSSIGAKRVTNVCLAFRAATDHNNRSGCLRALEMLENEYCYLKNKLHELFQIEQQRALAAGVRYPVQNN; encoded by the exons ATGCTTGGTTTGGGTGCGGACCTCTTGTGGGCCGACATGAACCGTCTTCTTGCTTTTCTCTTCCACCAG GGAGTGTTGGATGAGCAATTCTTGCAGCTTCAGCAGTTGCAGGATGAGACGTCTCCAAACTTTGTCTCCGAAGTAGTGAACATTTACTTTCACGAATCGGAAAAGCTTCTAAGGAATCTGAGAGGATTGTTAATGGAAAGAGAGTTTTCAGATTACAAGAAAATGGGAATCCATTTGAATCAGTTAATGGGAAGCAGCTCAAGCATTGGCGCCAAGAGAGTCACCAATGTTTGTCTTGCATTTCGTGCTGCCACTGATCACAATAACCGTTCTgg ATGTTTGCGAGCGCTGGAGATGCTTGAGAACGAATATTGCTATCTCAAGAACAAATTACATGAATTATTCCAA ATTGAACAGCAACGTGCATTGGCAGCAGGAGTAAGGTACCCGGTGCAGAATAATTAA
- the LOC130962239 gene encoding phosphatidylcholine:diacylglycerol cholinephosphotransferase 1-like, with protein MDGGAPTFSADSAAAAATIAKTETQTPALANGTVKRRSGGNNRTEAAANGVKVMAAKKALHYYSYSRPSFLKWRLQDAVHVATHHWMPCLFAVGLLFFMAVEYTLRMVPPSSPPFDLGFIATRSLHHLLQDSPNLNTGLAFLNTVFVGMQMIYIMGAWLIEGRPRATISALFMFTCRGILGYSTQLPLPQGFLGSGVDFPVGNVSFFLFFSGHVAGSVIASLDMRRMKRQELAWLFDVLNLLQAVRLLGTRGHYTIDLAVGVGAGILFDSLAGKYEEFSHTKLLSRNLCEKVQCC; from the exons CAGCCGCCACCATAGCTAAGACAGAGACACAAACACCAGCATTAGCTAACGGAACCGTTAAGCGAAGGAGCGGCGGTAATAACCGAACGGAAGCAGCAGCTAACGGCGTTAAAGTGATGGCAGCGAAGAAGGCGTTGCATTACTATTCTTACTCTCGACCCTCGTTCTTGAAGTGGAGACTGCAGGATGCTGTACACGTGGCGACACACCATTGGATGCCGTGTTTGTTCGCGGTGGGGTTGCTGTTCTTCATGGCCGTGGAGTACACGCTCCGAATGGttcctccttcttctcctccgTTTGATTTAGGGTTCATCGCCACGCGCTCACTCCACCACCTGCTTCAAGATTCTCCTAATCTCAACACCGGTTTGGCCTTCCTCAATACG GTATTTGTAGGAATGCAAATGATTTATATCATGGGGGCATGGTTGATTGAAGGAAGACCAAGAGCAACGATCTCAGCACTATTCATGTTCACATGTCGTGGGATTTTGGGTTATTCCACACAGCTTCCATTGCCACAG GGGTTTCTGGGTTCCGGGGTGGATTTCCCCGTTGGGAACGTATcgttcttcttgttcttctctGGCCACGTGGCGGGATCAGTGATCGCGTCACTGGACATGAGGAGAATGAAGAGGCAGGAGCTGGCGTGGTTGTTCGACGTGCTGAATTTGTTGCAAGCAGTGAGGTTGTTAGGGACAAGGGGCCATTACACCATTGATTTGGCAGTTGGTGTTGGTGCTGGAATTCTCTTTGATTCTCTTGCAGGCAAGTACGAGGAGTTCAGCCACACCAAGTTATTAAGCCGAAATTTGTGTGAAAAAGTGCAATGTTGTtga
- the LOC130961629 gene encoding protein POST-ILLUMINATION CHLOROPHYLL FLUORESCENCE INCREASE, chloroplastic-like isoform X2, translating into MKKRHVKPSKRISAAAAAVETTPYQEIQEYKLPSWAMFELGRAPVYWKTMNGLPPTSGEKLKLFYNPAAAQLSPNEEFGVAFNGGFNQPIMCGGEPRAMLRKDRGKADRPIYTIQICIPKHALNLIFSFTNGVDWDGPYRLQFQVPKGFQNKPIEFFNEGLAEELSKDGACEKAIFPDTSVVMTRCAITGNLSLEGADRCNLDLVPGCTDPNSIEFNPLATFDDGTCPIDADSDPED; encoded by the exons ATGAAGAAGAGACATGTGAAACCAAGTAAAAGGATTagtgctgctgctgctgctgttgAAACAACTCCATATCAGGAAATTCAGGA gtaCAAGCTTCCATCATGGGCCATGTTTGAACTTGGGAGGGCACCTGTATATTGGAAAACCATGAATGGCCTCCCTCCAACTTCA GGAGAAAAGCTAAAGCTTTTTTACAATCCAGCAGCAGCTCAACTTTCACCTAATGAAGAATTTGGAGTTGCTTTTAATG GAGGTTTTAATCAGCCAATTATGTGTGGTGGTGAGCCAAGGGCTATGCTAAGAAAAGACAGAGGCAAAGCTGATAGGCCAATTTATACCATCCAAATATGCATTCCTAAGCATG CTTTGAACTTGATCTTCTCATTCACAAATGGAGTGGACTGGGATGGTCCATATAGGTTACAGTTTCAAGTTCCCAAAGGTTTTCAGAACAAGCCAATTGAATTCTTTAATGAG GGATTGGCAGAGGAACTGAGTAAAGATGGAGCATGTGAGAAAGCAATATTCCCAGACACAAGTGTAGTCATGACCAGATGTGCTATAACTGGTAACTTATCATTAGAAGGG GCTGATAGATGCAATCTAGATCTTGTTCCAGGGTGCACAGATCCTAACTCAATAGAGTTCAACCCACTAGCAACTTTTGATGATGGAACATGCCCCATTGATGCTGATTCTGACCCTGAGGATTAG